A window from Littorina saxatilis isolate snail1 linkage group LG9, US_GU_Lsax_2.0, whole genome shotgun sequence encodes these proteins:
- the LOC138977268 gene encoding transcription intermediary factor 1-beta-like, producing the protein MAAASATSSSELPECPVCHDGYKEPKILPCTHLACKKCVVSWLQKAGVKGGCPLCRAPILPSTSRGQRDLDTLVNDLPTDLATMALVDSHKVLSGQHVCMICDNSVAATSFCLQCDAKICKACIRTHKNIPSTRKHVIEDLNKLSPQRLAEINRATCNVHDDRPAEVYCSTHQELICMLCATTNHRSCAEVKAIPDVATEKRRELEQQAQRLRDRATALATEVGVNP; encoded by the coding sequence ATGGCCGCCGCTTCAGCCACCAGTAGCAGTGAGCTACCAGAATGCCCTGTCTGCCATGACGGCTATAAAGAGCCAAAGATACTGCCGTGTACACACCTAGCGTGCAAAAAGTGCGTCGTGTCGTGGCTGCAGAAGGCAGGGGTCAAGGGAGGCTGTCCGCTCTGCAGGGCCCCCATCCTGCCCTCCACCAGCCGAGGTCAGCGTGACCTTGACACTCTGGTCAATGATCTGCCCACTGACCTGGCCACCATGGCTCTAGTGGACAGTCACAAAGTGCTCAGCGGTCAGCATGTCTGCATGATCTGTGACAACAGCGTAGCTGCCACGTCATTCTGCTTGCAGTGTGACGCAAAAATCTGCAAAGCTTGTATAAGGACTCACAAGAACATACCCTCAACCAGGAAACACGTCATTGAAGACTTAAACAAACTCAGCCCGCAGCGGTTGGCTGAGATAAACCGCGCAACTTGTAACGTGCACGATGATAGGCCGGCTGAGGTGTATTGCTCCACCCACCAGGAGCTCATTTGCATGTTGTGTGCGACAACCAATCACCGCAGCTGTGCCGAGGTGAAGGCCATCCCAGACGTGGCgacagagaagagaagagaactgGAACAACAGGCACAGAGACTGAGGGACAGAGCGACAGCATTGGCAACGGAGGTTGGTGTAAACCCTTAA
- the LOC138976496 gene encoding uncharacterized protein, whose product MRKKANDTFDDLEQCLKKRRQEVNELIQAEEDAAMTSLAELEKWRAALVLNAASVGNVVQSASGGSLLGMIKGLKSRLDVLESQTGTTRKMEVKDLTFDLQKLDQLRADIASLVKLTKPATTPTTLQQPTQPPPATSTATSATTPRTAYKPRNAALAKVLRVGDRVKQGPLWTSYWGPKNKKGTVTAIPSRLAVQRGHDPQGVVDVQWDGGHEVSHCMGRDGLYALELL is encoded by the exons ATGCGTAAAAAGGCCAATGACACGTTCGACGACCTTGAGCAGTGCTTGAAGAAGCGACGTCAGGAGGTCAACGAGCTGATCCAGGCTGAGGAAGACGCCGCCATGACGTCACTGGCGGAGCTGGAGAAATGGCGGGCGGCCTTAGTACTGAACGCAGCCAGCGTAGGAAATGTGGTGCAGTCAGCGTCTGGAGGGTCTCTGCTGGGGATGATAAAAGGTTTGAAGTCACGCCTCGACGTCCTGGAGTCACAGACCGGAACGACACGCAAGATGGAGGTCAAAGACTTGACCTTTGACCTCCAGAAACTGGATCAGCTGAGGGCTGACATTGCCTCTCTGG TTAAGCTGACAAAGCCCGCCACAACACCGACAACCTTACAGCAGCCTACACAGCCACCACCAGCCACATCTACAGCGACATCAGCGACAACACCACGGACTGCATACAAACCCAGAAATGCGGCGCTGGCCAAAGTACTGAGAGTAGGGGACCGGGTCAAACAAGGACCGCTCTGGACTTCTTATTGGGGCCCTAAG aACAAGAAAGGCACAGTGACGGCCATCCCGTCAAGACTAGCAGTACAGCGGGGCCATGATCCGCAAGGCGTGGTGGACGTGCAGTGGGATGGTGGACATGAAGTCTCTCACTGTATGGGACGTGATGGCCTGTATGCCCTGGAGCTGCTGTGA